From one Dama dama isolate Ldn47 chromosome 4, ASM3311817v1, whole genome shotgun sequence genomic stretch:
- the CNFN gene encoding cornifelin, which translates to MSYPVTSQPQSASTCYQTQLSDWHTSLTDCCNDMPVCLCGTFAPLCLACRISDDFGECCCTPYLPGGLHSLRTGMRERYRIQGSVGKDWAALTFCLPCALCQMARELKIRE; encoded by the exons ATGTCCTACCCAGTGACCAGTCAGCCCCAAAGCGCCAGCACCTGCTACCAGACCCAGCTCAGTGACTGGCACACCAGCCTCACGGACTGCTGCAACGACATGCCCGTCT GTCTGTGCGGCACCTTCGCCCCGCTGTGCCTCGCCTGCCGCATCTCCGACGACTTCGGCGAGTGCTGCTGCACGCCCTACCTGCCCGGAGGCCTGCACTCCCTCCGCACCGGCATGCGCGAGCGCTACCGCATCCAG GGCTCTGTCGGGAAGGACTGGGCAGCCCTCACCTTTTGTTTGCCCTGCGCCCTCTGTCAGATGGCGCGGGAACTGAAGATCCGAGAGTAA